From Thermodesulfobacteriota bacterium, one genomic window encodes:
- the recJ gene encoding single-stranded-DNA-specific exonuclease RecJ yields the protein MKREIRIKQPSPQTVDELSRSLNITPVTAALLVNRGITTLKAARAFLKDSLPDITPPSVLKDIDTAVRRITDAIVKKEKVLVFGDYDADGITATALMVDFLRAAGADVSYYIPHRIMEGYGLKADLVTSGAIRPDTGLIITVDCGSSNLEAALACRRAGIDLVVTDHHRIAPPFPDALAVVNPSREDNSGGLTMLAGVGVAFYLVIALRSFLREQGFWKGSAEPNLKQYCDLVAVGTVADIVPLVGENRVFTKAGLELINGQPRPGIQALLEAAKIKKRPLVAEDIAYVIAPRINAAGRIDHGKVALELLMATDADQAKKMADILNRLNTKRQLFEEDVADEIERAITADPALLRGKKSLVLAHRQWHPGIIGIVASRAVRKYHLPVALIAINGEMGVGSSRSIPGINLYDTMAQCADLFEDFGGHARAAGFKIRSANIPRFEKQFEFIIQRNSRPEDFVPVMEVDGILPLDRITEQQLREIESLQPFGEQNPEPLFLAENVAVNSSFMINGRHRKMTLCQRQGNSGSTVNAMRFNIPEDQQETGHFRRVVFRARRDTWNGRNAPQIIIEHAEITG from the coding sequence ATGAAAAGAGAAATCCGGATTAAGCAGCCGTCGCCGCAAACCGTTGACGAATTAAGCCGCTCCCTGAATATCACTCCCGTCACCGCCGCCCTGCTGGTCAACCGGGGCATCACCACGCTCAAGGCGGCCCGGGCTTTTTTGAAAGATTCCCTGCCGGACATCACCCCCCCGTCCGTGCTCAAGGACATCGATACCGCCGTTCGGAGAATCACTGACGCTATCGTAAAAAAAGAAAAAGTCCTGGTTTTCGGCGACTATGACGCCGACGGCATCACCGCCACCGCCCTGATGGTGGATTTCCTCCGGGCCGCCGGGGCCGATGTGTCGTACTACATCCCCCACCGCATCATGGAAGGATACGGACTCAAGGCCGATCTTGTCACCAGCGGCGCCATCAGGCCCGACACCGGCCTGATCATCACCGTGGACTGCGGCTCCAGCAACCTTGAAGCGGCCCTGGCCTGCCGCCGGGCGGGTATCGATCTGGTGGTCACCGACCACCATCGCATCGCGCCGCCTTTCCCGGACGCCCTGGCGGTGGTGAACCCGTCACGAGAAGATAATTCCGGGGGGCTGACCATGCTGGCCGGCGTCGGCGTCGCCTTTTACCTGGTCATCGCCCTGCGATCCTTTCTCCGGGAGCAGGGTTTCTGGAAAGGATCGGCCGAACCGAACCTGAAACAATACTGCGATCTGGTGGCCGTCGGTACCGTGGCGGATATCGTGCCCCTGGTCGGCGAAAACCGCGTCTTCACCAAAGCCGGTCTGGAACTGATCAACGGCCAGCCCCGTCCCGGTATCCAGGCCCTGCTGGAGGCCGCCAAAATAAAAAAGCGGCCCCTGGTCGCCGAAGACATCGCCTATGTCATCGCGCCGCGAATCAACGCCGCCGGCCGGATCGACCACGGCAAGGTGGCTCTGGAGCTGCTCATGGCCACTGACGCCGACCAGGCGAAAAAGATGGCCGACATATTGAACCGTTTAAACACCAAGCGCCAGCTCTTTGAAGAGGATGTGGCCGACGAAATCGAACGGGCCATCACCGCCGACCCGGCCCTGCTCCGGGGGAAAAAGTCCCTGGTGCTGGCCCATCGCCAGTGGCATCCGGGCATCATCGGCATTGTCGCCTCCCGGGCAGTGCGGAAATATCATCTGCCGGTGGCCCTGATCGCCATCAACGGCGAAATGGGCGTGGGATCGTCCAGAAGCATTCCGGGCATTAACCTCTATGACACCATGGCCCAATGCGCCGACCTTTTTGAAGATTTCGGCGGCCATGCCCGGGCGGCCGGGTTCAAGATCAGAAGCGCCAACATCCCCCGTTTTGAAAAACAGTTTGAATTCATTATCCAGCGCAACTCGCGGCCGGAGGACTTTGTCCCGGTGATGGAGGTGGACGGCATCCTGCCCCTGGACCGGATCACGGAGCAGCAGCTCCGGGAAATCGAATCCCTGCAGCCGTTCGGGGAGCAGAACCCGGAACCCCTGTTCCTGGCGGAAAACGTCGCCGTGAACTCTTCCTTTATGATCAACGGCCGCCACCGGAAAATGACTCTCTGCCAGAGACAGGGGAATAGCGGATCGACGGTCAACGCCATGCGTTTCAACATACCGGAGGACCAGCAGGAAACCGGTCACTTCCGACGCGTTGTTTTCCGGGCCCGGCGGGACACATGGAACGGCAGGAACGCGCCGCAGATTATTATCGAGCACGCCGAAATTACCGGTTGA
- a CDS encoding gamma carbonic anhydrase family protein, protein MPLYEFEGKRPSVGPGTWVAPGAQIIGAVTIGANCYIGFNAVIRADFGVITIGDETAVEEGVIIHEAERVTIGSRVIIGHMAMIHDAVIEDCALIGMQSMICDQARICQWAMVAEKSLVMKRQTIPANEIFAGIPAKKIGTVTDRHRERLALGQQLYAGLPALYAGSFKEIPPGQAS, encoded by the coding sequence ATGCCATTATATGAGTTTGAGGGGAAACGGCCGTCCGTAGGCCCGGGGACATGGGTCGCGCCCGGGGCGCAAATCATCGGCGCGGTCACCATCGGCGCCAACTGCTACATCGGGTTTAACGCCGTCATCCGGGCCGACTTCGGGGTCATTACCATCGGCGATGAAACCGCCGTGGAGGAAGGGGTGATCATTCATGAGGCCGAGCGGGTCACCATCGGCAGCCGGGTCATTATCGGCCACATGGCCATGATCCATGACGCCGTCATCGAAGACTGCGCCCTGATCGGCATGCAGTCCATGATCTGCGACCAGGCCCGAATCTGCCAGTGGGCCATGGTGGCGGAAAAATCCCTGGTCATGAAACGCCAGACCATACCGGCCAATGAAATCTTCGCCGGCATTCCGGCTAAAAAGATCGGCACGGTCACCGACCGGCACCGGGAGCGGCTCGCCCTGGGCCAGCAGTTATATGCCGGACTACCCGCGTTATATGCCGGATCATTCAAAGAGATTCCACCGGGACAGGCATCTTGA